The Desulfofundulus salinus genome includes the window TTGCTGCCTACAAAACTATATGCTGGACAAGGAGGATCTAATGTCATGGCCAAGGCCAAATTTGAGCGGACCAAACCCCACGTAAACGTTGGGACGATTGGACACGTTGACCACGGGAAGNNNNNNNNNNNNNNNNNNNNNNNNNNNNNNNNNNNNNNNNNNNNNNNNNNNNNNNNNNNNNNNNNNNNNNNNNNNNNNNNNNNNNNNNNNNNNNNNNNNNTCATGGCCAAGGCCAAATTTGAGCGGACCAAACCCCACGTAAACGTTGGGACGATTGGACACGTTGACCACGGGAAGACCACATTGACGGCAGCCATCACCACGGTGCTGGCCACGGTGGGCAAGGCACAGGTCAAGAAATACGAAGAGATCGACAACGCTCCGGAAGAGCGGGAGCGGGGGATTACCATTAACACCGCCCACGTGGAATACGAGACCGAAAAGAGGCACTACGCCCACGTGGACTGCCCGGGCCACGCCGACTACGTGAAGAACATGATCACGGGTGCGGCCCAGATGGACGGGGCGATTCTGGTGGTATCGGCGGCGGACGGTCCCATGCCCCAGACCCGGGAGCACATTTTGCTGGCCCGGCAGGTGGGCGTGCCCTACATTGTGGTGTACCTGAACAAGGCGGACATGGTGGACGACCCGGAACTTTTGGAACTGGTGGAGATGGAAGTGCGGGAACTTCTGTCCACCTATGAATTTCCGGGAGACGACGTACCGGTGATCACCGGTTCGGCGTTAAAGGCTTTGGAATGCGGCTGCGGCAAGCGGGAGTGCGAATGGTGTAAATCCATCTGGGAACTGATGGATGCGGTGGACGAATACATTCCCACGCCGGAGCGGGACATTGACAAACCCTTCCTGATGCCCATTGAGGACGTGTTCAGCATCACCGGTCGCGGTACGGTGGTAACGGGCCGTGTAGAGCGGGGCACGGTGAAGGTAGGCGACGAAGTAGAGATCGTAGGACTGATGGATAAGCCGAAGAAGACGGTGGTCACGGGAGTGGAGATGTTCCGGAAGATCCTGGACCGCGGGGAAGCCGGGGACAACATTGGGTGTCTATTGCGGGGCATCGACCGGAAGGAAGTGGAGCGTGGGATGGTGCTGGCGAAGCCCGGGAGCATCAAGCCGCACACCCACTTCAGCGCGGAAGTATACGTGTTGACCAAGGAAGAAGGTGGACGGCACACGCCGTTCTTTAACGGGTACCGGCCGCAGTTTTACTTCCGGACCACGGACGTGACGGGGACGATTACCCTGCCTGAAGGTGTGGAGATGGTGATGCCCGGGGACAACATCCGGCTGGAGATTAAGCTGATCACCCCCATTGCCATTGAGGAAGGGCTGCGCTTCGCCATTCGGGAAGGTGGTCGTACCGTCGGAGCCGGCGTGGTCACCTCGATTATCGAGTAAAGGAAGGGCTGCGCTTCGCCATTCGGGAAGGTGGTCGTACCGTCGGAGCCGGCGTGGTCACCTCGATTATCGAGTAAGCCAGCTAGAACGAGAAGTGGGAAGTGGAAAGTGGGGCCAGTAATGGAAAGCATCCCACATCCCACTTCCCATATTTACGAAAACCCCTTTGCCGGATTTGAAAGGAGGTAGACCCTTGAAAAAGCAAAAGATTCGCATCCGGCTCAAGGCCTACGATCACCACATGCTGGATCAGTCGGCCCAAAAGATTGTGGAGACCGCCCGGCGCACCGGTGCCCAGGTAGCCGGCCCTATTCCTTTGCCCACGGAGAAAAATATCTACACCATTTTGCGTTCACCCCACGTCAATAAGGACTCACGGGAGCAGTTTGAGATACGGACGCACAAGCGCTTGATTGATATCCTGGAACCTACGCCTAAAACCGTGGACGCCCTAATGCGCCTGGATCTGCCTGCCGGGGTGGACATTGAAATCAAGCTTTAGGAGGTGCTAAGGACCATGCCCAAGGGCATCCTCGGCCGTAAAGTCGGCATGACCCAGATCTTTAATGATGCCGGGCAGGCCATTCCCGTTACAGTCATCGAAGCCGGTCCCTGCGTAGTGGTGCAAAAGAAAACCCCCGACCGGGACGGATACAGCGCAATACAGCTGGGTTTTGGCGAAAAGCCCGAGCGTTTGGTCAACAAACCCTTAAAAGGGCATTTTGCTAAAGCCGGCGTGCGGCCATTGCGTTTTTTGCGGGAATTGCGCGTTGAAAATGTGGAAGATTACCAGGTGGGGCAAGAAATTAAGGCCGATGTCTTTGCCATCGGTGAAAGGGTGGATGTGGTCGGCACATCCAAGGGCCGCGGTTTTGCAGGCGGCATTAAACGCCACGGCTTTCACCGGGGACCCATGGCCCACGGCTCCAAGTACCACCGCCGGCCCGGCTCCCTGGGAGCGAAAGGACCGGCCCGGGTTTTCAAGGGAAGAAAGTTGCCCGGACATTACGGTGTAGAGCGGGTAACGGTGCAAAACCTGGAAGTAGTGCGGGTGGACCCGGAGAGAAATCTTTTGGCCGTGAAAGGATCTGTCCCTGGCCCCCGCGGGGGTCTTTTGCTGGTTAAGGAAACCGTTAAGGCCCGCTAGTAACCAGGCACCGGAAGGAGGAAAGCGTTATGCCTACAGTTGCCGTTTACAATATCAACGGGGACCAGGTGGGCGAAATCCATTTGCGGGACGATGTTTTCGGCGTCCCCGTGCATATGTCCGTGCTGCACGATGCCGTAGTCTGGCAACTGGCCGGGCGCCGTCTGGGAACCCATGATACCAAGACCCGTGCCGAGGTTCGGGGCGGCGGACGCAAACCCTGGCGCCAGAAAGGTACCGGCCGTGCCCGTCACGGCAGCATTCGTTCCCCCATCTGGCGGAAGGGCGGCATAGTTTTTGGTCCCCATCCCCGGGACTACAGTTACCGGTTGCCCCGCAAGGTGCGGCGTCTGGCACTGAAGTCCGCCCTGTCGGCCAAGGTGCAGGACGGCAAAATTTTGGTTTTGGAAGACCTGAAGTTGGAACAGCCCCGCACCAAGGATATGGTGCGCATTTTGGGGAATCTCAAGGTAAATGACAAGGCCCTGGTGGTTACAGCCGACCGGGAGGAAAACGTGATCAAGTCCGCCCGGAATATCCCCGGTATTAAACCCATGGCGGCCGATGGTCTTAATGTGTACGACCTTTTGGCACATAATACGCTGGTCATAACGAAGGACGCGGTGGCCAGAGTCCAGGAGGTGCTGGCCCAGTGAAAAATCCCCGGGATATTTTAAAGCGGCCGTTAATAACGGAGAAGAGCATGTCCCTGCTGGCCGACAACAAGTACACCTTTATCGTCGATCCCAATGCCAACAAGGTGGAAATTAAGAAAGCGGTAGAAGAACTGTTCAAGGTGAAAGTGGAAAAGGTAAACACCATGCGGGTTAAAGGGAAAACAAAACGGGTGCGGAATGTCGTTGGTCGCCGCCCCGACGTGAAAAAAGCCATCGTCACCCTGCGGAAAGGGGATAAGATCGAACTCTTTGAGGGTGTGTAAAACTTCCCTCCCCCCCATTCGGGTGCGCGGGCTCATTTTGGAAGGAGGGAAACCAGTTGGGTATTAAAAAGTTCAAGCCGACATCTCCCGGGCGGCGGTTTGTAACCGTATCGACCTTTGATGAAATCACCAAAACCGAACCGGAAAAATCCTTGCTGGTGCCGCTGAAGAAAAAGGCCGGCCGCAATTCCCAGGGCAGGATCACCGTAAGGCACCGGGGTGGCGGCCACAAGCGCATGTACCGGATCATTGACTTCAAGCGGAATAAGGACGGCATTCCGGCCAGGGTAGCCAGTATTGAATACGATCCCAACCGTTCGGCCCGTATTGCCCTGTTGCACTATGCAGACGGGGAAAAGCGCTACATCCTGGCTCCCGTGGGCCTGGAAGTGGGCATGACGGTTGTATCGGGTCCCGATGCCGACATCAAGGTGGGCAACACACTGCCCTTGCGGAATATCCCGGTGGGTACCCTGGTGCACAACCTTGAGCTCTATCCCGGCGGCGGCGGCCAGCTGGTGCGCTCGGCGGGTGCGGCGGCCCAGGTTATGGCCAAGGAAGGCAAGTATGCCCATATTCGTATGCCCTCGGGCGAAATGCGCCTGCTCCTTTTGGATTGTCGGGCCACCATCGGCCAGGTGGGCAATGTGGAGCATGAAAACATCACCATCGGTAAAGCTGGCCGCTCACGCTGGCTGGGCATCAGGCCGACTGTGCGCGGTGTGGTCATGAACCCGGTGGATCACCCCCACGGCGGCGGTGAAGGCCGTTCCCCCATTGGCCGTAACCCGGTTACTCCCTGGGGCAAACCAGCCCTGGGTGCCCGTACGCGGAAGAAGAAACCCAGCGATCGCCTGATCATCAAGAGAAGGGCGAAGTAATTCGGTAATCCGGGTAACAGCCGAAAGGAGGTAGGTGAAAAGGCTATGGGACGTTCTTTGAAAAAGGGCCCCTACTGCGATCCGAAGCTATTGAAAAAAATCGAGGAAATGAACGCTAAAGGGGAAAAGCGGGTCATCAAGACCTGGTCCCGCCGTTCAACCATTTTCCCGCAGATGATCGGTCATACTATTGCCGTACACGACGGCCGGAAACACGTTCCTATATATATTACCGAAGACATGGTGGGGCATAAGCTGGGTGAGTTTGCTCCCACCCGGTTGTTCCGGGGCCACGGTGCCCACACCGAAAGGTCCACGGCCCTGAAGTAATCATAAGGAGGGTTTGGGATGGAAGCCAGAGCAGTGGCCAGGTACGTGCGCATTTCGCCCCGCAAGGTACGCCAGGTGGTGGATCTCATCCGGGGGAAGGATGTGCGTGAGGCACTGGCTATCCTGAGGTTTACGCCTAAAAGGGCCGCGGTTCCGGTGGCCAAAGTAATTAAGTCGGCTGCGGCCAACGCCGAACACAACTACGATATGAATCCGGATAATCTCTATATTGCGGCGGCTTATGTGGATCAGGGGCCAACCTGGAAGCGTTACCAGGCCCGGGCCATGGGTCGGGCGGACCTGCTGCGCAGGCGGACCAGCCACATCACCGTGGTGGTCAAGGAAAAGGAATAGGAAAGGAGGAATAGCGTGGGACAGAAGGTACATCCCAAAGGGTTGCGCATTGGCATTATCAAAGACTGGGACGCTAAGTGGTTTGCCGATAAGAAGAATTTTGCCAGCCTGCTTTTAGAAGATGTAAGGATCCGCAGATATATCAAGCAAAAGCTTTATGCCGCCGGCATCTCCCGCATTGCCATTGAACGGGCAGCCAACCGCATCCGCATCAGCATTTATACGGCTAAGCCGGGGATTGTCATTGGCCGGGGCGGTGCGGAAGTGGAAAACCTGCGCCGGGAGCTGGAAAAAATGACGGGTAAGCAGGTGCACGTGAACATCGTGGAAATAAAAGTGCCCGAGCTGGACGCCCAGTTAGTGGCGGAGAACGTGGCCGCCCAGATCGAAAAGCGGGTTGCCTTCCGGCGGGCCATGAAACAGGCCGTGGCCCGGGCCATGAAGATGGGCGCCAAAGGGATCAAGGTTTCCGTCAGCGGCCGGCTGGCCGGAGCGGAGATTGCCCGTACCGAGTGGTACAGCGAGGGCAAGGTACCGCTGCACACCCTGCGGGCGGATATCGATTACGGCTTTGCCGAAGCGGATACCACTTACGGCAAGATCGGCATAAAGGTATGGATCTACAAGGGAGAAGTGCTGCCGGAGGCCAAGGCTGCGGCCGGTCAAGGAGGAGAGAAGGCCTATGCTCATGCCCAAGAGGGTTAAATATCGTAAACAGCACCGTGTAAGAGATCTGAGCGGCAGGGCCAAGGGGGGTACGGAGGTACACTTTGGCGAGTACGGGCTGATGGCTCTGGAGCCGGCCTGGATTACCAGCCGTCAAATTGAGGCCGCCCGTATTGCTATGACCCGCCACATTCGCCGGGGCGGGAAGGTGTGGATCAGAATATTCCCCGACAGGCCGGTAACCGCCAAGCCTGCCGAAACCCGGATGGGCAGCGGTAAAGGTGCTCCCGAGTACTGGGTGGCGGTCGTCAAACCCGGGCGGATACTGTTTGAACTGGCCGGTATTGACGAGGAGGTGGCCCGGGAAGCCATGCGCCTGGCCTCTCACAAGCTGCCCATTAAAACAAAGTTTGTCAAACGTGGGAGTGAGGCAAATGAAGGCTAAGGATTTGCGGGAACTATCCGATGAGGAGCTGGTCAAGAAGCTGGACGATTCCAAGGATGAACTCTTCAAGCTGCGGTTCCAACTGGCTACCAACCAGCTGGATAACCCCATGAAAATCAGGGAAGTGCGCCGGAACATTGCCCGTTTAAAGACTGTGCTCCGGGAGCGGGAGCTGGGCATCCGGCGGGCCTAACGAAAGGGGAGTCACGAGGTGGAAGTTCGTAAACAGCGAAAAGTCCGGACGGGCCGCGTGGTTAGCGATAAAATGGACAAAACGGTAGTGGTGGCGGTGGAAACCCTGGTGCGGCACCCGCTCTACCAGCGCACCATTCGCAAGACCAAGAAGTTTAAAGCCCATGACGAGGAAAATGCCTGCCGTGTCGGGGACAAGGTGCGCATTATGGAAACCCGGCCCCTTTCGAAAGAAAAGCGCTGGCGGGTGGTTGAAATCCTGGAACGGGCTGAACGGATTTAATAAACCCTTGCGAAGGGAGGTTAAAGCCGATGATCCAGGTACAGTCAATGCTCAACGTCGCCGACAACACCGGTGCCCGCCGCTTGATGTGCATTCGCGTGCTCGGCGGCAGCATGCGCCGTTATGCCAGTTTGGGAGATGAAATCATTTGTTCCGTCAAGGAGGCTACGCCCGGCGGCGTTGTAAAGAAGGGCGATGTGGTGCGGGCGGTGGTTGTGCGGACCAACAAGGAAGTGCGCCGCCCGGACGGTTCATATATTAAATTTGACGAAAACGCTGCGGTGATTATCAAGGACGACAAGAGCCCCCGGGGCACCCGTATCTTCGGACCTGTGGCCCGGGAATTACGGGATCGGGACTTCATGAAGATTATTTCCCTGGCTCCGGAGGTAATTTAGCCGGGGAAGCTGGAGGTGGGTCAGGATGCCCAAGTTACACGTGCGCAAAGGCGATACAGTGCTTGTGTTGACCGGCAAATATGCCGGCAAAAGAGGCAAGGTATTGGCGGCATTACCGGCTGAAGGGCGGGTAATTGTGGAGGGCGTGAATATCGTGAAGCGCCATACCAGGCCCAGCCCGCGCATGCCCCAGGGAGGCATCGTGGAGAAGGAAGCTCCCATCCACGCCTCCAACGTCATGCTGGTCTGCAGCAAGTGCAACAGCCCAACCCGCATAGCTAAAAAGTTTTTGGAGGACGGCAAAAAGGTGCGGGTATGTAAAAAATGCGGGGAAGAACTAGGCTAAAAGGCAGGTGAAAAAGCGTGCCGAGACTTAAAGATAAATATAAAAACGAAGTAGTCAAGGCCATGATGCAGAAGTTTGGTTATAAAAACGTGATGGAGGTACCCAGGCTGGAAAAGGTGGTCATCAACATGGGGGTGGGTGAGGCCACCCATAACAGCAAGGCCATGGACGCGGCGGTCAGCGATCTGGCCACTATCACCGGCCAGCGTCCAGTGATCACCCGGGCCAAGAAATCCATTGCCGCCTTTAAAGTACGCCAGGGGATGACCGTGGGGTGCAAAGTGACCCTGCGGGGAGACCGCATGTATGAGTTTATCGACAAGCTTTTCAACGTGGCCCTCCCCAGGGTGCGGGACTTCCGGGGGGTTTCGCCCAAGTCCTTTGACGGCCGCGGCAATTATAGCCTGGGCATCCGGGAGCAGCTGATCTTCCCCGAAATCGAATATGATAAGATCGATAAAGTGCGGGGAATGGACATCATCTTTGTAACCACGGCCAAAACCGACGAGGAGGCGCGGGAACTCTTGCGCCTGCTGGGCATGCCTTTTGCGGCCGCCTGAGCGGAAACAACTTCGAACGATTATGGCAAAGCAGGTAAGAATCGTATATAAGGGGGGACTCAAGTGGCCAAAAAATCGATGATCGCCAAGGCAATGCGCGAACCCAAATTCAAGGTACGCCAGCACAACCGCTGCAAGCTCTGCGGTCGTCCCCGGGCGTACATGCGCAAGTTCGGCATTTGCCGCATCTGTTTCCGGGTTCTTGCTTACCGCGGCGAGATTCCCGGCGTTCGTAAGGCCAGCTGGTAAAGAGGAAGGGGGTATTGCCATGGTTATGACCGACCCGATCGCGGACTTTCTCACCCGTATTCGCAATGCCAATACGGTTTATCTCGATAAAGTGGAGGCCCCTGCTTCCCGCTTGAAGAAGGCCATTGCCGACATTCTCAAGGAAGAGGGCCTGATTAAGGATTATGAAGTGATCGACGACGGCAAGCAGGGCGTCATCCGCGTATATTTGAAGTACGGCCCTGACAAAAAACGGGTAATTACCGGATTGAAACGGATCTCCAGGCCGGGACTACGGGTCTATGCCCGCAAGGATTCTATCCCGAAGGTGCTGGGTGGCCTGGGTATTGCCATCCTGTCCACCTCCAAGGGCATTATGACCGACAAGAAGGCCCGGAAACTGGGTGTGGGCGGCGAAGTAATCTGTTACGTTTGGTAGGAGGAGGGAAGGCTTGTGTCCAGGATCGGCAAAAAGCCCATTGCCCTGCCCCAGGGGGTTGATGTGCAAATAGAAGGCAATACCGTGCGCATAAAGGGGCCAAAGGGCCAGCTGGAGCGGGAATTCCACCGGGATATGCGCATCCGTCTGGACGAGGAGGGGCGCCTGGTGGTGGAACGTCCCTCGGACGAAAAGCTCCACCGGTCTCTGCACGGTTTGACCCGCACCCTGCTGTACAACATGGTGGAAGGAGTGACCAGGGGGTTTTCAAAAACCCTGGAGCTGGTCGGCGTGGGTTACCGGGCCACCAAGCAGGGTAACAAGCTGGTGCTGTCGGTGGGCTATTCCCACCCGGTTGAAATTGTCCCCCCGCCGGGGCTGGAGATAGAAGTCCCCGCGCCAACTAAAATTGTGGTCAAGGGAACGGACAAAGAAAAGGTTGGCGCCCTGGCTGCGGTTATCCGCGGTGTACGGGAGCCGGAACCCTACAAGGGCAAGGGCATTAAGTACGAAAACGAACAAATCCGGCGCAAGGCCGGTAAGGCTGGCGGTAAAGGTAAGAAGTAGGGAGGCTTGATTGCTTTGATTAAGAAACCGGATCGCAAGGCATTGCGGGCCAAGAGACATTTACGGGTACGCAAGAAGATCTCCGGTACCGCCGAGCGCCCCAGGTTGAATGTCTTCCGGAGCTTAAAGCACATGTATGCCCAGATTATTGACGACGAGCGGGGAATTACCCTGGTCAGCGCTTCGACCCTTTCCCCCGAATTGAGGGAGCAGCTCAAAGCAGGTGGCAACAAGGAAGCAGCTGCCGCGGTGGGCCGCCTGGTGGCCCAGAAAGCCCTGGAGCGCGGGATTAAGAAAGTGGTTTTTGATCGGGCTGGATATATTTACCACGGCCGGGTGAAGGCTTTAGCCGAGGCCGCCCGGGAAGCCGGTCTGGAATTCTAGGTGACGAAGGAGGGAAACGGGTGACCAGGATTGACGCCAGTAAGCTGGAGCTTACCGAGAAAGTAGTATCCATTAACCGCGTGGCCAAGGTGGTCAAAGGCGGACGGCGCTTTAGTTTTTCAGCCCTGGTGGTGGTGGGCGATGGCAACGGCCGGGTCGGCGCCGGGCTGGGCAAGGCCGGCGAGGTGCCCGAGGCCATTCGCAAGGGCATTGAGGATGCCAAGAAAAACATGATCCAGGTGCCCTTATCTGGCACCACCATTCCCCATGAAGTGATTGGTGAATTTGGTGCTGGCAAGGTGCTGTTAAAACCGGCTGCCCCCGGTACCGGTGTAATTGCCGGCGGTCCCGTACGGGCGATTTTGGAGTGTGCCGGGATCCGGGACATCCTCACCAAGTCCCTGGGTTCGCACAACGCCAACAACATGGTTCATGCTACCATGGTGGCATTAAAGAGCCTGAAGACCCCGGAAGAGGTGGCCCGGCTGCGGGGTAAAACGGTGGAAGAATTACTGGGCTAAGGGGGTAAGAACATGGCCAAGTTGAAGATTACCCTGATCAGAAGTCTCATCGGTCGCCCCGAAGACCAGCGCGTAACCGTACGCACTCTGGGCCTGCGCAAACTGCACAGCTCGGTAGTTCAAAACGATACGCCGCAGATACGGGGCATGATTAACAAAGTATCCCACCTGGTCAAGGTCGAGGAAGTCTAAACGACGGGTACGGACGGCCTTTCGACCAGCAACCAACTGGAGGTGTAATTGTGGCTCAACTGCACGACCTGCGTCCCAACCCGGGGGCGCGTACCAAACCAACCCGCAAGGGGCAGGGTATCGGTTCCGGGTTAGGAAAAACGGCCGGCCGGGGGCACAAGGGACAAAAGGCGCGTTCCGGCGGCGGGGTGAGGCCCGGTTTTGAAGGCGGCCAGATGCCCCTGCAGCGGCGCATACCCAAGCGGGGTTTTACCAACGCGCGCTTTAAGAAGGAGATAGTGGCCGTAAATATTGATGTTTTAAACCGTTTTGAAGACGGTGCGGTAATAACGCCGGAAACGCTCCTGTCGGAACGGATAATCAAAAAGCTGGGTGATGGAGTAAAGATCCTGGGCGAAGGGCAGCTGGAAAAGGCGCTCACCGTGCGGGCCCACGCCTTCAGCAAATCGGCGGTGGAAAAGATTGAAGCTGCCGGCGGCAAGGCTGAGGTGATCTAGGTGCTGGACAGCCTCAAAAGTGCCGTCAGGATTGATGAGCTGCGTTCAAAACTTCTCTTTACCCTGGCCATGCTCTTTGTTTTCCGCATCGGCGCTCATATTCCCGTGCCGGGGGTCAACACCGAAGTTTTTGCGAAACTGCTGGAAACGGGAGCCCTTTTCGGCTTCTTTGACGTGATCTCCGGTGGAGCCTTCAAAAATTTTTCTATCTTTGCCATGAGTATTACACCTTACATTAACGCTTCCATCATCATGCAGCTTCTGACGGTGGTCATTCCCTCCCTGGAGCGGCTGGCCAAGGAAGGGGAAGAGGGCCGGAAAAAAATCGTCCAGTACACCCGCTACCTCACCGTCGTGCTGGCGTTTGTCCAGGCTATCGGTATCAGCTTCGCCCTGCGCAACCAGAATGTGCTGGTGAGCCCCACCGTCGGTCACTACCTCCTGGTGGCCCTGACCCTGACCGCCGGGACGGCCTTCCTGATGTGGATCGGGGAGCAGATTACCGAAAAGGGCATTGGCAACGGCATCTCGCTTTTGATCTTTGCCGGTATTGTCTCCCGGGTTCCGGCGGGCGTTGTGCGGGTGGTGGAGTACCTGCAGGCCGGGACAATCAACATCTTGAGCGTGATCCTGCTCGTGGTCATTGGCGCACTGGTCATTGCCGCCATTGTGGCCGTCAATGAGGGGCAGCGGCGCATTCCCGTGCAGTACGCCAAGCGCGTGGTGGGACGCCGGATATACGGCGGGCAGTCCACTCACCTGCCCTTGAGGGTGAACCAGGCCGGCGTTATCCCGGTGATCTTTGCTTCTTCCATTTTGATGTTTCCGGAACAGCTTGCCACCTGGTTTCAAAACACCTGGTTCGGCAACTGGTACCTGGCCTATTTTGCCTGGGGTACGCCCATACACACCATCATTTACGCCCTTTTGGTGATTGGCTTTACCTATTTCTACACGGCAGTGATCATGAACCCGGTGGATATTGCTGAAAACATCAAGAAGTACGGCGGCTTCATCCCGGGCATCCGGCCCGGACGCCCCACGGCCGAGTATATCAGCCGGGTCATGAGCCGGGTAACTCTGGCGGGGGCTATTTTCCTGGCCTTGATTGCCATCCTGCCGAACTTTGTCCTGCTGGCTACCCGCATCCCCCAGATTTACTTTGGCGGCACCGCCCTGTTGATTGTGGTTGGGGTGGCCCTGGATACCATGAAGCAGGTTGAATCACACATGTTGATGCGCAGCTACCAGGGTTTTATCAGGTAGGGAGATGACCTTTATAATGATCATGATTAAATCGCAGCGGGAACTGCGCTACATGCGCGACGCCGGCCGCGTGGTGGCGGGTGTCCTGGGCGAGCTCTCCCGGGCCATTAAACCGGGGGTGACCACCGCAGAACTGGACCGTCTGGCTGAGGACTTTATCCTGGCCCGGGGTGCCAGGCCCGCGTTCAAGGGCCTCTATGGTTTTCCGGCCAGCATCTGCACCTCGGTCAACGAGCAGGTGGTGCACGGTATCCCCGGTTTAAGAAAACTGGAAAGTGGAGATATTATCAGTATTGACGTCGGAGCGGAAATAAATGGATATTTTGGGGACGGTGCAGCCACCTTTCCGGTAGGTGAGGTTTCCCCGGAGGCAAAAAAACTGCTGGCCGTAACCGAAGAAGCTTTGTACGAAGGTATTCGCTTTGCCCGGCAGGGTAACCGGCTGTCGGATATTTCCCATGCCGTACAGAGCTATGTGGAGAAACACGGGTTCTCTGTGGTCCGGGAATACGTGGGCCACGGTATTGGCCGGAGCATGCATGAGGAGCCACAGGTGCCCAACTTCGGAAAGCCGGGACGGGGTCCCAGGCTGAAGGCGGGAATGACTTTAGCCATTGAACCGATGGTCAATGCGGGTACCCATGAGGTACGCACCCTTGGGGACAACTGGACGGTGGTAACCGGGGATTCCAGGCTATCGGCCCATTTCGAGCACACCGTTGCCATCACCGATGGTGAGCCGGAGATCCTTACCCGGTTGTAACTGGAGGTGATCCCGGTGAAGGATTATTTTACGCCGGGCCGGCTGGTGAGCTCTACTGCCGGCCGGGATTGCGGCAAATTTTACCTCATTCTCGACCGCGTCAACGAGACAAGGGTACGGGTGGTCAATGGGGCGGACCGCAAGGTAAGCGG containing:
- the tuf gene encoding elongation factor Tu, yielding MAKAKFERTKPHVNVGTIGHVDHGKTTLTAAITTVLATVGKAQVKKYEEIDNAPEERERGITINTAHVEYETEKRHYAHVDCPGHADYVKNMITGAAQMDGAILVVSAADGPMPQTREHILLARQVGVPYIVVYLNKADMVDDPELLELVEMEVRELLSTYEFPGDDVPVITGSALKALECGCGKRECEWCKSIWELMDAVDEYIPTPERDIDKPFLMPIEDVFSITGRGTVVTGRVERGTVKVGDEVEIVGLMDKPKKTVVTGVEMFRKILDRGEAGDNIGCLLRGIDRKEVERGMVLAKPGSIKPHTHFSAEVYVLTKEEGGRHTPFFNGYRPQFYFRTTDVTGTITLPEGVEMVMPGDNIRLEIKLITPIAIEEGLRFAIREGGRTVGAGVVTSIIE
- the rpsJ gene encoding 30S ribosomal protein S10; its protein translation is MKKQKIRIRLKAYDHHMLDQSAQKIVETARRTGAQVAGPIPLPTEKNIYTILRSPHVNKDSREQFEIRTHKRLIDILEPTPKTVDALMRLDLPAGVDIEIKL
- the rplC gene encoding 50S ribosomal protein L3, whose product is MPKGILGRKVGMTQIFNDAGQAIPVTVIEAGPCVVVQKKTPDRDGYSAIQLGFGEKPERLVNKPLKGHFAKAGVRPLRFLRELRVENVEDYQVGQEIKADVFAIGERVDVVGTSKGRGFAGGIKRHGFHRGPMAHGSKYHRRPGSLGAKGPARVFKGRKLPGHYGVERVTVQNLEVVRVDPERNLLAVKGSVPGPRGGLLLVKETVKAR
- the rplD gene encoding 50S ribosomal protein L4 codes for the protein MPTVAVYNINGDQVGEIHLRDDVFGVPVHMSVLHDAVVWQLAGRRLGTHDTKTRAEVRGGGRKPWRQKGTGRARHGSIRSPIWRKGGIVFGPHPRDYSYRLPRKVRRLALKSALSAKVQDGKILVLEDLKLEQPRTKDMVRILGNLKVNDKALVVTADREENVIKSARNIPGIKPMAADGLNVYDLLAHNTLVITKDAVARVQEVLAQ
- the rplW gene encoding 50S ribosomal protein L23; protein product: MKNPRDILKRPLITEKSMSLLADNKYTFIVDPNANKVEIKKAVEELFKVKVEKVNTMRVKGKTKRVRNVVGRRPDVKKAIVTLRKGDKIELFEGV
- the rplB gene encoding 50S ribosomal protein L2 gives rise to the protein MGIKKFKPTSPGRRFVTVSTFDEITKTEPEKSLLVPLKKKAGRNSQGRITVRHRGGGHKRMYRIIDFKRNKDGIPARVASIEYDPNRSARIALLHYADGEKRYILAPVGLEVGMTVVSGPDADIKVGNTLPLRNIPVGTLVHNLELYPGGGGQLVRSAGAAAQVMAKEGKYAHIRMPSGEMRLLLLDCRATIGQVGNVEHENITIGKAGRSRWLGIRPTVRGVVMNPVDHPHGGGEGRSPIGRNPVTPWGKPALGARTRKKKPSDRLIIKRRAK
- the rpsS gene encoding 30S ribosomal protein S19, with product MGRSLKKGPYCDPKLLKKIEEMNAKGEKRVIKTWSRRSTIFPQMIGHTIAVHDGRKHVPIYITEDMVGHKLGEFAPTRLFRGHGAHTERSTALK
- the rplV gene encoding 50S ribosomal protein L22, yielding MEARAVARYVRISPRKVRQVVDLIRGKDVREALAILRFTPKRAAVPVAKVIKSAAANAEHNYDMNPDNLYIAAAYVDQGPTWKRYQARAMGRADLLRRRTSHITVVVKEKE
- the rpsC gene encoding 30S ribosomal protein S3 — encoded protein: MGQKVHPKGLRIGIIKDWDAKWFADKKNFASLLLEDVRIRRYIKQKLYAAGISRIAIERAANRIRISIYTAKPGIVIGRGGAEVENLRRELEKMTGKQVHVNIVEIKVPELDAQLVAENVAAQIEKRVAFRRAMKQAVARAMKMGAKGIKVSVSGRLAGAEIARTEWYSEGKVPLHTLRADIDYGFAEADTTYGKIGIKVWIYKGEVLPEAKAAAGQGGEKAYAHAQEG
- the rplP gene encoding 50S ribosomal protein L16, producing MLMPKRVKYRKQHRVRDLSGRAKGGTEVHFGEYGLMALEPAWITSRQIEAARIAMTRHIRRGGKVWIRIFPDRPVTAKPAETRMGSGKGAPEYWVAVVKPGRILFELAGIDEEVAREAMRLASHKLPIKTKFVKRGSEANEG
- the rpmC gene encoding 50S ribosomal protein L29; this translates as MKAKDLRELSDEELVKKLDDSKDELFKLRFQLATNQLDNPMKIREVRRNIARLKTVLRERELGIRRA
- the rpsQ gene encoding 30S ribosomal protein S17, translating into MEVRKQRKVRTGRVVSDKMDKTVVVAVETLVRHPLYQRTIRKTKKFKAHDEENACRVGDKVRIMETRPLSKEKRWRVVEILERAERI
- the rplN gene encoding 50S ribosomal protein L14, which codes for MIQVQSMLNVADNTGARRLMCIRVLGGSMRRYASLGDEIICSVKEATPGGVVKKGDVVRAVVVRTNKEVRRPDGSYIKFDENAAVIIKDDKSPRGTRIFGPVARELRDRDFMKIISLAPEVI
- the rplX gene encoding 50S ribosomal protein L24 — encoded protein: MPKLHVRKGDTVLVLTGKYAGKRGKVLAALPAEGRVIVEGVNIVKRHTRPSPRMPQGGIVEKEAPIHASNVMLVCSKCNSPTRIAKKFLEDGKKVRVCKKCGEELG